Proteins encoded in a region of the Onthophagus taurus isolate NC chromosome 10, IU_Otau_3.0, whole genome shotgun sequence genome:
- the LOC111420444 gene encoding abl interactor 2, with protein MNDSIYYGGSGRESGVVSDCDTMAELATLLRNEIPEGRSNLTDNHTNLERVAEYCEANYFQMENKRVALEETKNYTTQSLASVAYQINTLAFNFLQLLDLQQSQLAEMESQMNHIAQTVMIHKEKVARREIGVLTANKSTSRQYKIIAPANPEKPIKYVRKPIDYAVLDEIGHGVRSSGTPRQKQRGSSQGSIQSISAMSTNSTVGPAPTTKPPTPPQVTRTNSKVSVSGGTLSKASREYRTPPAVAPPQVPSHYAPNYPIGHPRRGERGPGYSTLPLAQHNQAMSPPQVGMVHPMSIPSQTQQVQHVQQHPQTPPPPPPPGNTVYIQEQHMSMPPPPSPLVNQEMLITNNPHHHAMLGQHNPVPHGSLGMHTLSHHQRLTRGGGSQSPPLPPPPPPEEEHEDFGRPRTSGVMPIVPDEEDLPGWVPKNYIEKVVAIYDYYADKDDELSFQESAVIYVLKKNDDGWWEGVMDGITGLFPGNYVEPCV; from the exons atgaacgATAGTATATATTACG GTGGTTCTGGTCGTGAATCGGGAGTGGTAAGCGACTGTGACACCATGGCAGAACTCGCAACTCTCCTCAGGAATGAAATTCCTGAGGGGCGAAGTAATTTAACCGATAACCACACAAACTTGGAACGTGTGGCTGAATATTGCGAAGCGAATTACTTTCAAATGGAAAATAAACGTGTTGCTTTGGAAGAAACGAAGAATTATACAACACAATCTTTAGCTAGTGTTGCTTATCAAATTAATACGttagcttttaattttttacaactcCTCGATTTACAACAAAGTCAACTGGCTGAAATGGAGAGTCAAATGAATCATATCGCTCAAACTGTTATGATACACAAAGAAAAAGTTGCTAGGAGAGAAATTGGGGTTTTAACAGCAAATAAATCTACTTCGAGacaatacaaaattattgCTCCTGCTAATCCTGAAAAACCCATTAAGTATGTTCGAAAACCGATTGATTATGCag TTTTGGATGAAATTGGTCATGGGGTAAGAAGTTCGGGGACCCCACGTCAAAAACAACGAGGTTCAAGTCAAGGGAGTATCCAATCGATTAGTGCAATGTCTACAAATTCAACTGTAGGTCCTGCACCAACCACAAAACCTCCAACTCCACCACAAGTTACACGAACGAACAGTAAAG TTTCAGTTTCCGGTGGAACTCTAAGTAAAGCAAGTAGAGAATATAGAACTCCTCCAGCTGTAGCCCCACCTCAAGTTCCAAGTCATTACGCCCCCAATTACCCCATTGGACATCCTCGAAGGGGTGAAAGAGGTCCTGGATATAGCACCTTACCTTTAGCCCAACATAACCAAGCCATGTCGCCCCCTCAAGTCGGTATGGTCCATCCTATGAGCATTCCATCACAAACACAACAAGTTCAACATGTTCAGCAACATCCTCAAACTCCACCTCCGCCTCCACCACCAGGAAATACAGTTTATATTCAAGAGCAACATATGAGTATGCCAC ctCCTCCTTCCCCATTGGTAAATCAAgaaatgttaataacaaataaccCCCATCACCATGCAATGTTGGGTCAACACAATCCTGTTCCACATGGAAGTTTAGGAATGCATACTTTATCACATCATCAACGATTAACAAGAGGCGGAGGATCACAATCACCACCTTTACCGCCTCCACCACCCCCCGAAGAAGAACACGAAGATTTTGGGCGTCCCAGAACATCCGGTGTAATGCCCATTGTTCCTGATGAAGAGGATTTACCCGGATGGGTACCAAAGAATTACATagaaaaag TGGTTGctatttatgattattatgcAGATAAAGACGACGAATTAAGTTTTCAGGAGAGTGCggttatttatgtattaaaaaagaacgatGATGGTTGGTGGGAGGGAGTTATGGATGGAATAACCGGATTATTTCCGGGGAATTACGTTGAACCTtgcgtttaa